Proteins from one Telopea speciosissima isolate NSW1024214 ecotype Mountain lineage chromosome 1, Tspe_v1, whole genome shotgun sequence genomic window:
- the LOC122672568 gene encoding BTB/POZ and MATH domain-containing protein 4 isoform X2 yields the protein MLEGATLDNIVSISPTSSRSVTETVNGSHKFVIQGYSLAKGMGIGKHIASDNFSVGGYQWAIYFYPDGKNPEDNSTYVSVFIALASEGTDVRALFELTLVDQSGKGKHKVHSHFDRSLESGPYTLKYRGSMWGYKRFFRRAMLETSDFLKDDCLKINCTVGVVVSAIDCSSSHPIHVPNSDIGEHFGTLLENQEGSDVIFDVAGEKFHAHKLVLAARSPIFRAQFYDGLEEDKHEIFITDIEPKVFKAMLHFIYMDSLIEDEELVSPSSSCVTCVSETLPAKLLAAADKYDLTRLRLICESYLCKDISVNSVANTLALADCCHAMELKAVCLKFAAENLGGTPQVIEIREPRMEPKVSIDIVSYVSCIFLLLHTLIANSQCSRYSIRWV from the exons ATGCTGGAGGGTGCGACTTTGGATAACATCGTTTCGATATCTCCGACGAGTTCTCGGTCTGTGACCGAGACCGTTAATGGTTCCCATAAGTTTGTGATTCAAGGCTACTCCCTTGCGAAAGGGATGGGAATCGGCAAGCACATTGCGAGCGATAATTTCAGCGTCGGAGGATATCAGTGGGCGATTTATTTTTATCCTGATGGGAAGAACCCTGAGGATAATTCGACCTATGTTTCTGTTTTCATTGCACTGGCGAGTGAGGGTACGGACGTCCGAGCACTCTTTGAGCTTACGCTTGTTGATCAGAGCGGGAAGGGAAAGCATAAGGTTCATAGCCACTTTGATCGGTCTTTGGAGAGCGGTCCGTATACCTTGAAGTATCGAGGGAGTATGTG GGGTTACAAGCGCTTTTTCAGAAGAGCTATGCTTGAAACATCAGATTTCCTCAAGGatgattgtttgaaaattaaTTGCACTGTTGGTGTTGTGGTTTCGGCAATAGATTGTTCAAGTTCGCATCCAATACATGTCCCTAATTCTGATATTGGAGAACATTTTGGTACGCTGCTGGAGAATCAGGAAGGCTCAGATGTGATTTTTGATGTAGCTGGCGAAAAATTTCATGCTCATAAGTTGGTGTTGGCTGCTAGATCCCCTATATTCCGAGCTCAATTTTATGATGGGTTAGAGGAAGACAAGCATGAAATTTTCATTACGGATATTGAACCTAAGGTCTTTAAG GCTATGCTACATTTCATCTACATGGATAGTCTAATAGAAGATGAGGAGTTGGTCTCACCAAGTTCATCTTGTGTAACTTGTGTGTCTGAAACACTACCTGCAAAGTTGTTAGCTGCAGCTGACAAGTATGATTTGACAAGACTTAGACTGATATGTGAGTCGTATTTGTGCAAGGATATCTCTGTGAACTCTGTTGCCAACACTCTTGCTTTGGCTGACTGTTGTCATGCCATGGAACTAAAAGCTGTGTGTCTGAAATTTGCTGCTGAAAATCTTGGAG GAACTCCCCAAGTAATTGAAATTCGAGAACCAAGAATGGAGCCTAAGGTTTCGATTGATATTGTTAGCTATGTTTCGTGCATATTTTTGCTTCTTCATACTCTAATTGCCAATTCTCAATGCAGCCGTTATTCGATCAGATGGGTTTAA
- the LOC122672568 gene encoding BTB/POZ and MATH domain-containing protein 4 isoform X1, which translates to MLEGATLDNIVSISPTSSRSVTETVNGSHKFVIQGYSLAKGMGIGKHIASDNFSVGGYQWAIYFYPDGKNPEDNSTYVSVFIALASEGTDVRALFELTLVDQSGKGKHKVHSHFDRSLESGPYTLKYRGSMWGYKRFFRRAMLETSDFLKDDCLKINCTVGVVVSAIDCSSSHPIHVPNSDIGEHFGTLLENQEGSDVIFDVAGEKFHAHKLVLAARSPIFRAQFYDGLEEDKHEIFITDIEPKVFKAMLHFIYMDSLIEDEELVSPSSSCVTCVSETLPAKLLAAADKYDLTRLRLICESYLCKDISVNSVANTLALADCCHAMELKAVCLKFAAENLGAVIRSDGFKHLKENCPALQSELLKTVAGCEEECSSGGKSRSVWAQLSDGGDTDGRRVRQRT; encoded by the exons ATGCTGGAGGGTGCGACTTTGGATAACATCGTTTCGATATCTCCGACGAGTTCTCGGTCTGTGACCGAGACCGTTAATGGTTCCCATAAGTTTGTGATTCAAGGCTACTCCCTTGCGAAAGGGATGGGAATCGGCAAGCACATTGCGAGCGATAATTTCAGCGTCGGAGGATATCAGTGGGCGATTTATTTTTATCCTGATGGGAAGAACCCTGAGGATAATTCGACCTATGTTTCTGTTTTCATTGCACTGGCGAGTGAGGGTACGGACGTCCGAGCACTCTTTGAGCTTACGCTTGTTGATCAGAGCGGGAAGGGAAAGCATAAGGTTCATAGCCACTTTGATCGGTCTTTGGAGAGCGGTCCGTATACCTTGAAGTATCGAGGGAGTATGTG GGGTTACAAGCGCTTTTTCAGAAGAGCTATGCTTGAAACATCAGATTTCCTCAAGGatgattgtttgaaaattaaTTGCACTGTTGGTGTTGTGGTTTCGGCAATAGATTGTTCAAGTTCGCATCCAATACATGTCCCTAATTCTGATATTGGAGAACATTTTGGTACGCTGCTGGAGAATCAGGAAGGCTCAGATGTGATTTTTGATGTAGCTGGCGAAAAATTTCATGCTCATAAGTTGGTGTTGGCTGCTAGATCCCCTATATTCCGAGCTCAATTTTATGATGGGTTAGAGGAAGACAAGCATGAAATTTTCATTACGGATATTGAACCTAAGGTCTTTAAG GCTATGCTACATTTCATCTACATGGATAGTCTAATAGAAGATGAGGAGTTGGTCTCACCAAGTTCATCTTGTGTAACTTGTGTGTCTGAAACACTACCTGCAAAGTTGTTAGCTGCAGCTGACAAGTATGATTTGACAAGACTTAGACTGATATGTGAGTCGTATTTGTGCAAGGATATCTCTGTGAACTCTGTTGCCAACACTCTTGCTTTGGCTGACTGTTGTCATGCCATGGAACTAAAAGCTGTGTGTCTGAAATTTGCTGCTGAAAATCTTGGAG CCGTTATTCGATCAGATGGGTTTAAGCACCTTAAAGAAAATTGCCCGGCTTTGCAATCAGAGCTCCTGAAGACAGTTGCAGGTTGTGAGGAGGAATGTAGCAGTGGCGGGAAGAGTCGCAGTGTGTGGGCCCAGCTCTCAGATGGTGGTGATACTGATGGCAGGAGGGTTAGGCAACGGACTTGA